One window of Sulfurospirillum sp. 1612 genomic DNA carries:
- a CDS encoding hotdog domain-containing protein has protein sequence MPQAAHALASEELNKFTETQEESFENDFNDLDESESMLEREHDLRDDLHTHQKLKSTFSGQITSLENSFAQTVFHTTQEMSVDMLGLVHNGFIASAAEYAAIAAINEENLVIIAAKSKFLAPAKSGDIIDFKAKAKFEDSRKREVNVTGEIGEIKIFEGIFQAVVLEKHILKTKLKNINTDYHARLG, from the coding sequence ATGCCCCAAGCCGCGCACGCATTAGCATCAGAAGAACTTAATAAGTTTACTGAGACTCAAGAAGAGAGTTTTGAAAATGATTTTAATGATTTAGATGAATCAGAAAGTATGCTAGAGCGTGAACATGACTTGCGTGATGACCTGCATACCCACCAAAAACTAAAATCAACTTTTTCGGGACAAATCACCTCCTTAGAAAATAGTTTTGCACAGACGGTATTTCATACGACTCAGGAGATGAGTGTTGATATGCTAGGACTCGTGCACAATGGTTTTATCGCCAGTGCAGCAGAATATGCAGCAATCGCTGCTATCAATGAAGAAAACCTCGTCATTATCGCAGCAAAAAGTAAATTTTTGGCACCCGCAAAAAGTGGCGATATTATAGATTTTAAAGCCAAAGCTAAATTTGAAGATTCCCGAAAACGTGAAGTCAATGTCACCGGTGAAATCGGAGAAATCAAAATCTTTGAGGGTATTTTTCAAGCTGTTGTATTAGAAAAACATATCTTAAAAACAAAGCTAAAAAATATCAATACAGACTATCACGCACGCCTTGGATAG
- the cmoB gene encoding tRNA 5-methoxyuridine(34)/uridine 5-oxyacetic acid(34) synthase CmoB — protein sequence MDLNTIRKEREKWNEWKNIKPLREHLAALPNIQPSRVSFSDIITLEESTLQETEKKKIDALAWMLRPWRKGPFNVFGTFIDSEWQSQIKYNLLEPYLDLKDKCVADIGCNNGYYLFRMLEQHPKKLVGFDPSIHYKTQFDFINHFIKAPITYELLGIEHVPFYETRFDVIFCLGVLYHRSDPISALKALKKGLNPEGEVILDTFIIDGDAPMCLTPQDRYSKIPNIYFIPTVTALQHWCQRAGFRTFELLCIKKTDLEEQRKTKWIEGESLDNFLDPNNHELTIEGYPAPKRAYVKIRI from the coding sequence ATGGATTTGAACACCATTAGAAAAGAGCGCGAAAAATGGAACGAGTGGAAAAATATCAAACCACTACGAGAACACCTCGCAGCCCTGCCAAACATACAACCAAGTAGAGTGAGCTTTAGTGATATTATCACACTAGAAGAGAGTACCCTTCAAGAGACAGAGAAAAAAAAGATTGATGCGCTTGCATGGATGCTCAGACCTTGGAGAAAAGGACCTTTTAATGTTTTTGGTACCTTTATCGATAGCGAATGGCAAAGTCAAATCAAGTACAATCTTTTAGAGCCTTATTTGGATTTGAAAGATAAATGCGTCGCTGATATTGGGTGTAATAATGGTTATTATCTTTTCCGTATGTTGGAGCAACATCCCAAAAAATTGGTCGGATTTGACCCCTCAATTCACTATAAAACACAATTTGATTTTATCAATCATTTTATCAAAGCACCTATCACTTATGAACTTTTAGGCATCGAGCATGTGCCTTTTTATGAGACGCGATTTGATGTCATCTTTTGTTTGGGGGTTTTATATCACAGGAGTGATCCAATCAGTGCACTAAAAGCACTCAAAAAAGGGTTGAATCCTGAGGGTGAAGTGATTTTGGATACTTTTATCATCGATGGAGATGCACCGATGTGCCTCACACCACAAGATCGCTACTCAAAAATTCCCAATATCTATTTTATCCCCACAGTGACCGCGCTACAACATTGGTGCCAGCGTGCTGGATTTCGTACATTTGAACTTTTGTGTATCAAAAAAACTGATCTTGAGGAACAACGAAAAACAAAATGGATTGAAGGAGAGAGTTTGGATAATTTTCTCGACCCTAACAATCATGAGCTCACTATAGAGGGATATCCTGCACCAAAACGTGCGTACGTTAAAATAAGAATTTAA
- a CDS encoding LemA family protein — protein MTTVLIVILVVVVALVLMYNSLVSKKNQVENIFASLDAVLKKRYDLIPNLVASVGEYMEHEKSILEEVTALRTAANKSNISDDEKMELDTKVTQVLKSIMIAVENYPNLKANENVLHLQKTLNEIEEQISAARRAYNQAVTDYNNALEMIPTNIVASWMHYSAKRVFEIKEDERENVDVKQLFDK, from the coding sequence ATGACGACAGTTTTGATTGTGATATTGGTAGTAGTAGTTGCGTTGGTATTGATGTACAACTCTTTGGTCTCTAAAAAGAATCAAGTAGAGAATATTTTTGCTAGTTTAGATGCTGTTTTGAAGAAAAGATATGATTTGATTCCTAATCTTGTCGCCAGCGTGGGTGAGTACATGGAACATGAAAAAAGTATCCTAGAAGAAGTGACAGCACTGCGCACAGCTGCAAATAAAAGCAATATTAGTGATGATGAGAAGATGGAGCTTGATACTAAAGTCACGCAAGTTTTGAAATCTATCATGATAGCTGTTGAAAACTATCCCAATCTGAAAGCGAATGAAAATGTCTTGCATCTTCAAAAAACGCTCAATGAAATTGAGGAGCAAATCTCAGCAGCAAGGCGGGCATATAATCAAGCTGTGACAGATTATAACAACGCGCTTGAGATGATTCCGACCAATATCGTAGCCTCATGGATGCATTATTCTGCGAAGAGAGTATTTGAAATCAAAGAAGACGAACGAGAAAATGTGGATGTGAAACAACTCTTTGATAAATGA
- a CDS encoding DUF3137 domain-containing protein: MKKISELTEFYYRELHPILVQLEKKRTTIRFRLILVACALLLCDLIYLRYARVDFIMMLSINALIAFGMYRYLMRGYKDDFKDNVILPLIHHIDANLVYMKKSHIDQKSFEQSKIFTETPDGLSGNDYIYGKIDDIMIELSDVHAWKKERNAKNKITIKTLFKGLFIVSEFNKSFKGTTVVLPDVAQSSFGNLVGGWLQSHNLHREDLVKMDNVLFEQQFVVYGSDQIEARYILSHALMKRLLEFQERSKHRICVSFVNAKIYLAIEYNKDLFEPSVFRSLLEYKTALEYIATLHLAIGIVEELQLNEKLWSKA, translated from the coding sequence ATGAAAAAAATCAGTGAATTAACCGAATTTTATTATCGCGAACTGCATCCCATTTTGGTGCAGCTAGAAAAAAAGCGTACCACGATTCGTTTCAGGCTCATCTTAGTAGCGTGTGCATTGTTGTTATGCGATTTGATTTATCTTCGTTATGCTCGCGTTGATTTTATCATGATGCTCTCAATCAATGCGCTGATTGCCTTTGGGATGTATCGTTATTTGATGCGTGGCTATAAAGATGATTTTAAAGATAACGTCATTTTGCCATTGATTCATCACATCGATGCCAATCTTGTATATATGAAAAAATCTCATATTGACCAAAAAAGTTTTGAACAATCTAAAATTTTTACAGAAACGCCTGATGGATTGAGTGGTAATGATTATATCTATGGCAAGATTGATGATATCATGATAGAACTCTCAGATGTGCATGCATGGAAAAAAGAGCGTAATGCCAAAAATAAAATCACAATCAAGACCCTCTTTAAAGGGCTTTTTATTGTTTCAGAATTTAATAAAAGCTTTAAAGGGACCACGGTGGTATTACCCGATGTGGCACAGAGTTCTTTTGGTAATCTTGTTGGCGGATGGCTGCAATCTCATAATCTTCACCGCGAAGATTTAGTGAAGATGGACAATGTCCTATTTGAACAGCAATTTGTCGTCTATGGGAGTGATCAAATCGAAGCACGCTATATCCTCTCGCATGCTCTGATGAAGCGATTATTGGAGTTTCAAGAGCGCTCCAAACATCGCATTTGCGTCTCTTTTGTGAATGCAAAAATCTACTTGGCAATCGAATATAATAAAGATTTGTTTGAACCCAGTGTGTTTCGCTCCCTTTTAGAGTACAAAACAGCACTAGAATACATCGCCACGTTGCATTTAGCGATTGGTATTGTTGAGGAATTACAATTAAATGAAAAATTATGGAGTAAGGCATGA
- a CDS encoding EI24 domain-containing protein — protein MNENLLTQSIKDYLTPKMLKYAILPFVVTMVVMYVIFFGLAGMGLDQLHTTMDVNTTHTTIVNGIPQTDTFSAHLQNSSIIKFLMNYTITSWLAGFLIYAIGGFFILYFSIFIAIIVIGFMTPFVMKELQRRHYPEVKMIGYSGVFESIFLVIQWAFVMILLFVVLIPLYFIPLLNIIAFNVPLYYFFHKMLVFDVASHIATREEDRKIRYLNKTSLRIKTVLLYLLSLVPFAIFFGAIFYVIYLGNTYFTEIKKIRN, from the coding sequence ATGAATGAAAACTTATTGACACAAAGTATCAAAGATTATTTAACCCCCAAAATGCTAAAGTATGCCATCCTTCCTTTTGTTGTGACGATGGTGGTGATGTATGTCATCTTTTTTGGTCTTGCGGGCATGGGATTGGACCAACTTCATACAACGATGGATGTGAATACGACGCATACTACAATCGTCAATGGCATTCCCCAAACCGATACGTTTAGCGCGCATCTTCAAAATTCCTCTATCATCAAATTTTTGATGAATTACACCATTACGTCATGGCTTGCAGGATTTTTGATTTATGCCATCGGAGGATTTTTTATTCTCTATTTTTCTATTTTTATCGCGATTATTGTGATTGGGTTCATGACCCCTTTTGTGATGAAAGAGTTGCAAAGAAGACACTATCCTGAAGTCAAGATGATTGGATATTCAGGTGTTTTTGAGAGTATTTTTTTGGTGATTCAGTGGGCTTTTGTCATGATATTGCTTTTTGTAGTATTGATTCCACTCTATTTTATACCATTATTGAATATTATCGCATTTAATGTGCCTTTATATTACTTTTTTCACAAGATGTTAGTGTTTGATGTCGCATCGCATATTGCAACGCGAGAAGAAGATAGAAAAATACGGTATCTTAATAAAACGTCGCTGCGTATCAAGACGGTATTATTGTACCTTCTTTCCTTGGTACCATTTGCCATATTTTTTGGTGCGATTTTTTATGTGATATATTTGGGAAATACCTATTTTACAGAAATAAAAAAAATTAGAAATTAG
- a CDS encoding Xaa-His dipeptidase, protein MNSVLDYFKIISKIPRCSFKTEKMRAFLVEEGERLGCEVSTDKAGNVLYKKGTPKICLQSHYDMVCIGKAPHLELIQEGNILRAKDSTLGADNGMGVCMMLYCMQKYENLECLFTSDEEVGLIGATELELPIVAPYVLNLDGEDENEIYTGCAGGTDMEAVIDLKYEDLSPDATVYEAKVVGLKGGHSGVEIDKNIASSIKVMARFLSQCNGELIHLEAGERRNSIAKHAKAIFTSSERVQSDDEHIVITEIKNTFSKKIENSQAIIKTLQAFPQGVRSWNREYGIPEDSINLGLVEMSETQLKVILSLRFLNDKNSAILADETRVFFELCGFSASILSTHVAWTPTIGEFSHTVKDIVSKYVPGAQFKAIHAGLECGILLSNCAQVKEAISIGPNIRSPHSTREECDLDSVERITQAVEEIIAL, encoded by the coding sequence ATGAACAGTGTACTCGATTATTTTAAAATTATATCCAAGATTCCACGATGTAGTTTTAAAACTGAGAAAATGAGAGCGTTCCTTGTAGAAGAGGGTGAGAGACTCGGTTGTGAAGTGAGCACGGATAAAGCGGGCAATGTATTATACAAAAAAGGCACGCCTAAGATCTGTTTGCAATCGCATTATGATATGGTCTGCATCGGTAAAGCGCCACATTTAGAATTGATTCAAGAAGGGAATATTTTAAGAGCCAAAGATTCTACCTTAGGGGCGGATAATGGCATGGGCGTGTGTATGATGCTCTATTGTATGCAAAAATATGAGAATTTAGAGTGCTTGTTTACCTCAGATGAGGAAGTGGGATTGATTGGAGCGACAGAGCTTGAGTTACCGATTGTTGCCCCTTATGTCCTCAACCTTGATGGGGAAGATGAAAACGAAATCTATACCGGATGCGCCGGTGGTACGGATATGGAAGCCGTGATTGATTTGAAATATGAAGATTTATCTCCTGATGCAACAGTTTATGAAGCCAAAGTTGTCGGTCTCAAAGGCGGGCACAGTGGCGTTGAGATTGATAAAAATATTGCCTCTAGTATCAAGGTGATGGCACGATTTTTATCACAATGCAATGGGGAACTTATCCATCTTGAAGCGGGTGAACGACGCAACTCGATTGCCAAACATGCCAAGGCGATTTTTACGAGCAGCGAACGGGTTCAAAGTGATGATGAGCATATTGTCATCACAGAGATAAAAAATACTTTTTCAAAAAAAATAGAAAATTCCCAAGCCATTATCAAAACCTTGCAAGCCTTTCCACAAGGAGTGAGAAGTTGGAACCGTGAATATGGCATACCTGAAGATAGCATCAATTTAGGTCTTGTAGAGATGAGTGAAACCCAACTCAAAGTCATCCTCTCCCTACGATTTTTAAATGATAAAAACAGTGCGATATTAGCAGATGAAACGCGTGTATTTTTTGAATTGTGCGGGTTTTCAGCCTCCATATTGTCTACTCATGTGGCATGGACGCCGACGATTGGTGAATTTTCTCATACTGTCAAAGATATCGTCTCAAAATATGTGCCTGGTGCACAATTCAAGGCGATTCACGCCGGACTTGAATGTGGCATTTTATTGAGCAATTGTGCGCAGGTTAAAGAAGCTATCTCCATAGGACCTAATATCAGATCTCCACACTCCACGCGAGAAGAGTGCGATTTGGATTCTGTGGAGCGTATTACCCAGGCTGTTGAAGAAATTATCGCGCTTTAA
- the nth gene encoding endonuclease III, which translates to MKKATKKEIQAIKEILIQNYDNAVTELKYKNLYELLISVILSAQCTDKRVNLITPKLFETYPDVSSLAMADLDEVKQIIKSCSFFNNKAKNIIQMAKSVMEHFEGEIPLDEKKLISLAGVGQKTAHVVMIEYSQANLMAVDTHVFRVAHRLGLSKSETAIKTEVDLTKAFKDNLHILHQAMVLFGRYVCTAKNPKCDDCILNAYCKSKEGFKAR; encoded by the coding sequence ATGAAAAAAGCAACAAAAAAAGAGATACAAGCAATCAAAGAGATTTTGATTCAAAATTACGATAATGCCGTCACGGAACTCAAATATAAAAATCTATATGAGCTCCTCATATCGGTCATTCTCTCCGCCCAATGTACGGACAAGCGTGTCAACCTCATCACACCAAAACTTTTTGAAACCTATCCGGATGTGTCCAGTTTAGCCATGGCTGATTTAGATGAAGTCAAACAGATTATCAAGTCATGCTCATTTTTTAACAATAAAGCGAAAAATATCATCCAAATGGCAAAAAGTGTCATGGAACATTTTGAAGGTGAGATTCCCTTAGATGAGAAAAAGCTCATCTCTCTAGCGGGAGTCGGTCAAAAGACCGCCCATGTTGTCATGATAGAATACTCTCAAGCAAATCTTATGGCAGTAGATACCCATGTGTTCCGTGTGGCACATCGTTTGGGACTCAGCAAATCTGAAACCGCAATCAAAACAGAAGTCGATCTCACCAAAGCATTCAAAGACAACCTTCATATCCTCCATCAGGCGATGGTACTCTTTGGCCGCTATGTCTGCACGGCCAAAAACCCAAAATGTGATGATTGTATTTTGAATGCTTATTGCAAAAGTAAAGAGGGCTTTAAAGCGCGATAA
- a CDS encoding peptidylprolyl isomerase, giving the protein MKKIIFASLIAIVFGVSLNATVYATVNGKDITDQDLKVLLRSMPGATYEQLPPTTQKKVVEQAVERELLAQHAVKSGIEKEADFQKALSKIKSDLALELWMKKEFAQVKVDEKSIKDYYNKNESKFVKPSRAKARHILLKTEKEAVAVINELKNLKGDALNKKFIELAKTKSVGPSAKEGGELGWFDKGRMVKAFSDAAFALKKGAITMKPVKTQFGYHVILLENKEVGKKATLAEMKPKIEYALKMEKFRKKVSDEAKSLKKGAKITIK; this is encoded by the coding sequence ATGAAAAAGATCATTTTTGCAAGTTTAATCGCGATAGTATTCGGCGTGAGTTTGAATGCGACCGTATATGCAACTGTCAATGGGAAAGACATTACAGATCAGGATTTAAAAGTATTATTAAGAAGTATGCCAGGTGCTACCTATGAGCAACTTCCTCCAACCACACAAAAAAAAGTAGTAGAACAAGCTGTTGAGAGAGAATTGTTGGCACAACATGCTGTCAAATCTGGTATTGAAAAAGAAGCAGATTTTCAAAAAGCTTTATCAAAAATCAAAAGTGATTTAGCGTTGGAACTTTGGATGAAAAAAGAGTTTGCACAAGTCAAAGTTGATGAAAAATCAATCAAAGATTATTACAATAAAAACGAGAGCAAATTTGTAAAACCATCACGTGCCAAAGCGAGACATATTCTTTTGAAAACAGAAAAAGAAGCCGTAGCAGTCATCAATGAATTGAAAAATTTAAAAGGTGATGCGTTAAATAAAAAATTCATAGAATTAGCAAAAACAAAATCAGTAGGTCCAAGTGCTAAAGAGGGTGGAGAACTGGGTTGGTTTGACAAAGGTAGAATGGTAAAAGCATTCAGTGATGCTGCATTTGCATTGAAAAAAGGTGCGATTACTATGAAACCAGTGAAAACACAATTTGGTTACCATGTTATTTTGCTAGAAAACAAAGAAGTTGGCAAAAAAGCAACATTAGCAGAAATGAAACCAAAGATAGAATATGCTTTAAAAATGGAAAAATTTAGAAAAAAAGTTTCCGATGAAGCAAAGAGTCTTAAAAAAGGTGCAAAAATTACAATTAAATAA
- the fbaA gene encoding class II fructose-bisphosphate aldolase encodes MQGKKIFDFVKPGVVFGDDLKKIYEVAKANSFAIPAVNVVGTDSINAVMETAKEVNSPIIIQFSFGGAKFWGGEGLDPNVSAILGAISGALHVHNLSKAYGIPVILHTDHAARKLLPWIDGLLDEGEDYFAKYGRPLFSSHMLDLSEESLEENITTCKEYLKRISKIGMSIEIELGCTGGEEDGVDNTSMDNSALYTQAEDVAYAYEELSKISESFTIAASFGNVHGVYRPGNVNLLPKILKNSQDYIEEKFKTAPRPVNFVFHGGSGSHLDDIEESLSYGVIKMNIDTDTQWAFWEGTKGYIDQYRDYLQSQIGNPDGDDLPNKKYYDPRKWLRAGEKGLIKRLKETYRDLNCINRN; translated from the coding sequence ATGCAAGGCAAAAAAATATTTGATTTCGTGAAACCAGGGGTTGTGTTTGGTGATGATCTAAAGAAAATCTATGAGGTAGCAAAAGCAAACTCTTTTGCTATCCCTGCTGTCAATGTTGTCGGCACGGATTCAATCAATGCCGTGATGGAAACAGCAAAAGAAGTCAATTCTCCTATTATTATCCAATTTTCATTTGGTGGTGCCAAGTTTTGGGGAGGTGAAGGACTTGATCCTAATGTTTCAGCCATTTTAGGTGCGATTAGTGGGGCATTGCATGTCCATAATCTCTCTAAAGCGTATGGCATTCCTGTCATTTTGCACACCGATCATGCGGCGAGAAAACTCTTGCCTTGGATTGATGGGTTGTTGGATGAAGGAGAGGATTATTTTGCAAAATATGGCAGACCTCTTTTTAGTTCGCACATGCTAGATCTCTCAGAAGAGAGTTTGGAAGAAAATATTACGACGTGTAAAGAGTACTTGAAGCGTATTTCTAAAATCGGAATGTCCATTGAGATTGAACTCGGTTGTACTGGTGGTGAAGAAGATGGCGTCGATAATACGAGCATGGATAACTCAGCGTTATATACTCAAGCCGAAGATGTGGCGTATGCGTATGAAGAGTTGAGTAAAATCAGCGAAAGTTTTACAATCGCGGCATCATTTGGTAATGTTCACGGTGTGTATCGACCTGGCAATGTGAATTTATTGCCAAAAATTTTGAAAAATTCTCAAGATTACATTGAAGAAAAATTTAAAACAGCACCAAGACCGGTCAATTTTGTATTTCACGGTGGTAGCGGTAGTCATCTTGATGATATCGAAGAATCCCTTTCTTATGGGGTGATAAAGATGAATATTGACACCGATACACAATGGGCATTTTGGGAAGGTACCAAAGGTTATATTGACCAATATCGTGATTATTTACAATCTCAAATTGGCAATCCTGATGGTGATGATTTACCAAATAAAAAATATTATGACCCTAGAAAATGGTTGAGAGCGGGTGAAAAAGGGTTGATTAAACGACTCAAAGAAACGTATCGCGATCTTAACTGTATCAACAGAAATTAA
- a CDS encoding 1-aminocyclopropane-1-carboxylate deaminase/D-cysteine desulfhydrase — MTLLQTPLEAHFFLNRTFYIKRDDLLHPDFSGNKARKFYYFLSHDFSHIQRIVSYGSNQSNAMYSLSVLAKMRGWEFLYFCDHVPHFLRQNPIGNYRYAIENGMRLMISQNRYHDAHQLEDDVTLVIEEGGRQKEAEIGIKNLALELCEDIDKQHLENPCVFLPSGTGTTALYLQKYLPYPVYTCTTVGSREYLEEQWNMVESSCEHPIILDSSKKYHYGKLYQEAYALWARLQHEMGVTFDLLYDPIGWIKLLENIEKIKGNVIYIHQGGLKGNLSMQARYERKYGKMNERITRKIDANIKN; from the coding sequence ATGACACTACTGCAAACTCCCTTAGAGGCACACTTTTTTTTAAACCGTACTTTTTATATCAAACGAGATGATTTATTACATCCTGATTTTAGCGGCAATAAAGCGCGTAAATTTTACTATTTTTTGAGCCACGATTTTTCACATATCCAGCGCATTGTTAGTTATGGTTCAAATCAATCCAATGCCATGTATTCTTTGAGTGTTCTCGCAAAAATGCGTGGTTGGGAGTTTCTCTATTTTTGTGATCATGTGCCTCATTTTTTGAGACAAAATCCCATAGGAAATTATCGTTATGCCATTGAAAATGGTATGAGACTGATGATATCGCAAAATCGCTATCATGATGCCCATCAATTAGAGGATGATGTTACCTTGGTGATTGAAGAGGGTGGGCGACAAAAAGAAGCAGAAATCGGAATCAAAAATCTTGCGCTAGAATTGTGTGAGGATATCGATAAACAACACCTTGAGAACCCTTGTGTCTTTTTGCCCTCCGGTACCGGAACCACAGCACTGTATTTACAAAAATATCTCCCTTACCCGGTCTATACATGCACGACGGTAGGGAGTAGGGAATATTTAGAAGAACAATGGAATATGGTAGAATCTAGCTGTGAGCATCCTATCATTTTGGATTCTTCTAAAAAATATCACTATGGAAAACTGTATCAAGAAGCTTATGCCCTATGGGCGCGTTTACAACACGAGATGGGAGTGACCTTTGATTTATTGTATGACCCTATTGGTTGGATAAAACTTTTAGAGAATATTGAAAAGATTAAGGGCAATGTGATTTATATCCATCAAGGCGGACTCAAAGGCAATCTCTCGATGCAAGCGAGATATGAGCGAAAATATGGTAAAATGAATGAAAGAATTACGAGGAAAATAGATGCAAATATTAAAAACTGA
- the hisD gene encoding histidinol dehydrogenase, producing the protein MQILKTDDTNFNTEFKKLLERGKMDMEHVSKIVTGIIDEIKKEGNDALKKHIQKFDHWEVLNDKALEISVDEMKKAYDSLDEDLKHALQLAYDRIYAYHEKLMPKTWMETDDTGSILGQKITAVDRAGLYIPGGKAAYPSSLLMNAVPAIVAGVNEIVVCTPAPGNELNALLLAAMHLCGIKKAYKVGGASAIAAMAYGTQSIPKVDVITGPGNIFVATAKKLVYGEVNIDMIAGPSEIGVLADTSADANLLAIDLLSQAEHDEMASSIMITTSESIANQTINEIERWLKTLSREKIARTSIENRGAIIISKDMDEAITLMNEIAPEHLEVMCAEPMEILPDIKHAGAIFLGRYTPEPIGDYIAGPNHTLPTGGTAKFYSPLSVDHFIKKSSIISMSETGIKKVGDKCVLLAKAEGLGAHAASVGERL; encoded by the coding sequence ATGCAAATATTAAAAACTGATGATACAAACTTTAATACAGAATTTAAAAAATTACTAGAACGCGGCAAAATGGATATGGAACATGTCTCCAAAATTGTCACGGGCATTATTGATGAAATCAAAAAAGAGGGCAATGATGCCTTAAAAAAACACATTCAAAAGTTTGATCATTGGGAAGTGCTCAATGATAAAGCGCTTGAAATTAGTGTCGATGAGATGAAAAAAGCATACGATTCATTAGATGAGGATTTAAAACACGCTTTGCAGTTAGCCTATGATCGTATTTATGCCTATCATGAAAAATTAATGCCAAAAACATGGATGGAGACTGATGATACTGGCTCGATTCTTGGACAAAAAATCACTGCAGTGGATCGTGCAGGACTTTATATCCCCGGTGGCAAAGCAGCTTATCCGAGCTCTTTATTGATGAATGCTGTTCCTGCTATTGTAGCGGGTGTCAATGAGATTGTTGTCTGTACTCCAGCACCGGGAAATGAACTCAATGCCTTGCTTCTTGCTGCGATGCATTTATGCGGTATCAAAAAAGCTTACAAAGTCGGAGGGGCAAGTGCCATTGCGGCGATGGCTTATGGAACCCAAAGCATCCCTAAAGTCGATGTCATCACCGGTCCTGGCAATATCTTTGTAGCCACGGCCAAAAAACTTGTCTATGGCGAAGTCAATATTGATATGATTGCGGGTCCGAGTGAAATCGGCGTGCTTGCGGATACGAGTGCGGATGCCAATTTGCTTGCGATTGATTTACTGAGCCAAGCCGAACATGATGAGATGGCCAGCTCTATCATGATCACCACCAGTGAGAGTATTGCCAATCAAACCATCAACGAGATTGAGCGATGGCTCAAAACTTTGAGTAGAGAAAAAATAGCCAGAACCTCAATCGAAAATCGAGGGGCTATCATCATCTCAAAAGATATGGATGAAGCCATAACGCTGATGAATGAGATTGCACCAGAACACTTAGAAGTGATGTGTGCCGAACCGATGGAAATTTTACCCGATATCAAACACGCGGGTGCTATCTTTTTAGGACGCTATACCCCAGAACCGATAGGAGATTATATCGCCGGCCCTAATCATACCTTGCCAACAGGCGGAACGGCCAAGTTTTATTCTCCATTGAGTGTGGATCACTTCATCAAAAAATCCTCCATTATTAGCATGAGTGAGACGGGAATCAAAAAAGTCGGAGACAAATGTGTCTTGTTGGCCAAGGCTGAAGGCTTAGGCGCGCATGCGGCATCTGTAGGAGAGCGATTATAA
- a CDS encoding glucosaminidase domain-containing protein has product MQRIFSVIIVILLALPMGYTMYSLYFSLSHDSGKLHIIYKAIHTPSDIQLLDGPIVAPILYTSVISLKTLPTKKKKEAFISILLPSILLAKRKISKERETLKRILALPTRSESEQKIIDKYKKIFRLKDETLIPQKLVTHAPSVVIAQAAIESGWGSSRFFTQANNLFGVWSFKKSDNRIAAGQTRSGKTIYLKKYKTLEGSVYDYFQTLSKVGSYAKFREARAANENPLELIKYLKSYSEMGAIYTQQLKTLIEKNDLQKYDDYRLP; this is encoded by the coding sequence ATGCAACGAATCTTCTCTGTCATCATTGTGATTCTCTTGGCTTTGCCCATGGGATACACAATGTACAGCTTGTATTTTAGCCTCTCTCATGATAGTGGTAAATTGCATATTATTTACAAAGCAATCCATACGCCAAGCGATATTCAACTCTTAGATGGACCCATCGTAGCCCCTATCCTTTATACCTCTGTTATCTCTTTAAAGACCCTTCCTACAAAAAAGAAAAAAGAGGCCTTTATCTCTATCTTATTGCCATCTATTTTACTGGCAAAACGCAAGATTAGCAAAGAGCGCGAAACACTCAAAAGAATTTTGGCATTGCCAACGCGAAGTGAATCTGAACAAAAGATTATCGATAAATATAAAAAAATTTTTAGACTCAAAGATGAGACACTCATCCCCCAAAAACTCGTCACTCACGCACCAAGCGTCGTGATAGCACAAGCCGCTATCGAGAGTGGATGGGGCAGCTCGAGATTTTTCACACAAGCCAACAATCTCTTTGGGGTCTGGTCATTTAAAAAAAGCGACAACCGCATCGCAGCAGGTCAAACACGAAGTGGCAAAACCATCTATCTGAAAAAATACAAAACATTGGAGGGTTCGGTATATGATTATTTTCAAACCCTCTCAAAAGTCGGTTCTTATGCCAAATTTCGAGAAGCTCGAGCCGCCAATGAAAATCCCCTCGAACTCATAAAATATCTCAAAAGCTACTCAGAAATGGGCGCTATTTATACCCAACAACTCAAAACGCTCATCGAAAAGAACGATTTGCAAAAGTATGACGATTACCGACTACCTTAA